The Huiozyma naganishii CBS 8797 chromosome 1, complete genome genome window below encodes:
- the YDC1 gene encoding alkaline dihydroceramidase (similar to Saccharomyces cerevisiae YPC1 (YBR183W) and YDC1 (YPL087W); ancestral locus Anc_8.564), whose translation MALSRTTSKWWVLGETTAIIDWCEENYVVSKYVAEWSNTISNSMFLLTAAYSTYCAYRNGLERRFILIGLGFALVGVGSWLFHMTLKFRFQLLDELPMVYATAIPAWSVFCEFNWSTYRYHTEKVSPKKQLWMFFGIMSFVTALTYVYIKYRIVLLFQFLYGLLTIAVVAISTSFAYFMEAKDPMVKKNLCATMGLGIVLFSVGFVFWEMDQLFCPFWIHIRREYLALPLGVLLEMHGWWHLLTGMGVYTYLVALQYLRALTLGVDKDFTFIWRWGVIPEIIRNDLAITTKYSLEFWGPYISEGDNHTQESLPSTNRDVSVAQTADPMTGGKVVQTGQVQG comes from the coding sequence ATGGCCTTATCCAGAACCACCAGCAAATGGTGGGTTTTGGGGGAGACCACTGCGATCATTGATTGGTGTGAGGAAAACTATGTTGTTTCCAAGTACGTCGCGGAATGGTCCAACACTATTAGTAACTCGATGTTCTTGCTCACAGCTGCGTATTCCACGTACTGTGCGTACAGAAACGGGTTAGAACGCAGATTTATACTGATAGGTTTGGGGTTTGCGTTGGTGGGTGTTGGATCCTGGTTGTTCCATATGACTTTGAAATTCAGATTCCAGTTACTAGACGAATTGCCCATGGTGTACGCAACGGCGATCCCAGCGTGGTCTGTCTTCTGCGAGTTCAATTGGTCCACGTACAGGTATCACACGGAGAAAGTGTCTCCTAAAAAGCAACTGTGGATGTTTTTCGGGATTATGTCCTTCGTCACAGCGCTCACATACGTTTACATCAAGTACCGGATTGTGCTTctgttccagtttctgTACGGGCTGCTCACCATCGCAGTCGTGGCTATATCCACATCCTTCGCATACTTTATGGAGGCTAAGGACCCCATGGTCAAGAAGAACCTGTGCGCGACAATGGGACTAGGTATAGTCCTCTTCTCCGTTGGGTTTGTGTTCTGGGAAATGGATCAACTGTTCTGCCCCTTTTGGATCCATATTAGAAGAGAGTACCTTGCCTTACCACTAGGTGTGCTACTGGAGATGCATGGATGGTGGCACTTGCTCACGGGGATGGGTGTTTACACTTACTTAGTCGCGTTGCAGTACTTAAGAGCACTTACACTCGGCGTCGACAAGGATTTCACTTTCATCTGGAGGTGGGGGGTTATCCCAGAGATTATTAGAAATGACCTCGCTATCACTACGAAATACTCCCTTGAGTTTTGGGGGCCATACATCTCCGAGGGTGACAACCACACCCAGGAATCGTTGCCATCGACTAACCGTGACGTCTCCGTCGCTCAGACTGCTGATCCAATGACAGGGGGGAAGGTGGTACAAACGGGGCAGGTGCAAGGATGA
- the ELP3 gene encoding Elongator subunit ELP3 (similar to Saccharomyces cerevisiae ELP3 (YPL086C); ancestral locus Anc_8.563), which translates to MARHGKGPKTNQTKNLPPEKERFIQCCGGVVSELTDSLLDGSMKEVNLNGLITKYSKKYKLKQQPRLTDIINSIPDQYKKYLLPKLKAKPVRTASGIAVVAVMCKPHRCPHIAYTGNICVYCPGGPDSDFEYSTQSYTGYEPTSMRAIRARYDPYEQARGRVEQLKQLGHSIDKVEYVVMGGTFMSLPQDYREEFITQLHNALSGFNGNNLDEAIAYSQQSLTKCVGITIETRPDYCTETHLDDMLRYGCTRLEIGVQSLYEDVARDTNRGHTVKAVCDTFAVAKDAGYKVVSHMMPDLPNVGMERDLEQFKEYFENPDFRTDGLKIYPTLVIRGTGLYELWKTGRYKSYNANALVDLVARILALVPPWTRIYRVQRDIPMPLVTSGVDNGNLRELALARMKDFGTSCRDVRTREVGIQEVHHKVQPDQVELIRRDYYANGGWETFLSYEDPKRDILVGLLRLRKCSKKYTYRKEFTKQRTSIVRELHVYGSVVPLHSRDPRKFQHQGFGTLLMEEAERIARVEHGSEKISVISGVGVRNYYNKLGYELDGPYMSKMLHEEE; encoded by the coding sequence atggCGCGTCATGGGAAGGGACCGAAGACGAATCAGACGAAGAACCTACCACCTGAGAAGGAGCGGTTTATTCAATGTTGTGGGGGTGTTGTCTCCGAGTTGACGGACTCGCTACTAGATGGGTCGATGAAGGAGGTGAATCTGAACGGGTTGATCACGAAGTACTCGAAGAAGTACAAGCTGAAGCAGCAGCCGCGGCTGACGGACATTATCAACTCGATCCCGGACCAGTACAAGAAGTACCTTCTCCCCAAGTTGAAGGCGAAGCCCGTTCGGACCGCCTCTGGGATCGCGGTCGTCGCAGTGATGTGCAAGCCGCACAGGTGTCCGCACATTGCGTACACGGGGAACATCTGCGTGTACTGCCCAGGTGGGCCGGATTCGGATTTCGAGTACTCGACGCAGTCGTACACAGGGTACGAGCCGACGTCGATGCGTGCGATCAGGGCACGTTACGATCCGTACGAGCAGGCGCGGGGACGTGTGGAACAGTTGAAGCAGTTGGGTCACTCGATAGACAAAGTCGAGTACGTCGTGATGGGGGGGACATTCATGTCGCTTCCTCAGGACTACAGGGAGGAATTCATCACGCAGTTGCATAACGCGCTTTCAGGGTTCAACGGTAACAACTTGGATGAGGCGATTGCGTATTCGCAGCAGAGTTTGACCAAATGTGTTGGGATCACTATCGAGACTAGACCGGACTATTGTACGGAGACGCATTTGGACGACATGTTGCGGTATGGGTGCACGCGGCTGGAGATCGGTGTACAGTCTCTGTACGAGGATGTCGCTAGGGACACCAACAGAGGTCACACGGTGAAGGCTGTGTGTGACACTTTCGCTGTTGCAAAGGATGCAGGTTACAAAGTTGTCTCGCACATGATGCCCGATCTGCCCAACGTCGGGATGGAGCGGGACCTCGAGCAATTCAAGGAGTACTTCGAGAACCCTGATTTCAGGACCGATGGGTTGAAGATATACCCTACTTTGGTCATCAGGGGTACTGGGCTGTACGAGCTGTGGAAGACTGGGAGGTACAAGTCATACAACGCGAACGCACTGGTGGATCTTGTTGCGCGGATACTCGCGCTGGTACCACCTTGGACGAGAATATACCGTGTCCAGAGAGACATCCCGATGCCCCTGGTGACATCTGGTGTCGACAACGGGAACCTGCGGGAGTTGGCGCTTGCGAGAATGAAGGATTTCGGGACGTCGTGCAGGGATGTGCGTACGCGGGAAGTCGGTATCCAGGAGGTGCACCACAAGGTACAGCCTGACCAAGTGGAACTGATCAGGAGGGATTACTATGCGAACGGCGGGTGGGAGACTTTCTTGTCCTACGAGGACCCGAAGAGGGACATCCTTGTTGGTCTTCTGCGGTTACGGAAGTGTTCCAAGAAGTACACGTACAGGAAGGAGTTTACGAAGCAGAGGACGTCTATTGTCCGTGAACTGCACGTGTACGGGTCCGTCGTACCATTGCATTCGAGAGACCCTCGCAAGTTCCAGCATCAAGGGTTTGGTACTCTGCTGATGGAGGAGGCTGAACGGATAGCGCGTGTCGAGCACGGATCCGAGAAGATCTCTGTCATTTCTGGTGTAGGTGTCAGAAACTACTACAACAAGCTTGGGTATGAACTGGACGGTCCCTACATGTCGAAGATGCTACATGAAGAGGAGTGA
- the RLM1 gene encoding Rlm1p (similar to Saccharomyces cerevisiae SMP1 (YBR182C) and RLM1 (YPL089C); ancestral locus Anc_8.566) codes for MGRRKIEIQPITDERNRAVTFIKRKAGLFKKAHELAVLCSVDVTVLILGTNNTFYEFSSVEPDQLINLYQNDHTLPHDTKDPADYGPMYRKKQTINLRRDGARNSLNYLQQEHKFKRTLPSTITRSHARRPSKNSTSYRTDEDDDDDDDDDDENDDEVDGTPRATPRHTPANRHKRSRSAITLGKSAQDQMNMNSLQQRVQNQFKTLGSINTYPQGATPKSRHGSVAAPSLKQETSPPSLLAAGAGKQTPSYNPRKSLSRPVLRVQIPNNYAVGNNRLPSEPSSGSANAYGKDSPERYKGSNNNNNSNNNNNNNNNAGNTGNTTISNSSMAVGQDVLANRASQQQIINSDLNSKNGTPTSMGPLTMEKNEMNKNNSLRVPSSGNHAFSFGSGLPPLLSASASMPPYVATPLQGSNMAHNNFNNYKLLNDRLSHNGAKNLANSDNPKSPTVEGKTGPTLHTHHHHHNNNNNYNQNLQAGPNVQQTMPSSYKYMTQPQPPMRSSSPLHDASSSNNTNPAGMTVDTGASTSGATKFNSNDLMIPSPSVSISMFQDWNFGPNSATANNSGRFMNMPSASNNPAMNGYDSTSGNTGLTPYIGVGQTPIGNRFFNFGNDVTSPDQDSKTRRNTAETHMTSASPTITSNNSHVPQRELGKSSKDEP; via the coding sequence ATGGGGAGGAGAAAGATCGAGATACAACCCATCACAGATGAGAGGAACAGGGCCGTCACGTTTATAAAACGGAAGGCCggtttgttcaagaaggcGCACGAGCTCGCTGTACTGTGTTCCGTGGACGTCACTGTGCTTATACTGGGGACTAACAACACTTTCTACGAGTTCTCCTCTGTGGAACCGGATCAACTGATTAATTTATACCAGAATGACCACACGCTGCCGCATGACACGAAGGATCCAGCGGATTACGGTCCCATGTACAGGAAAAAGCAAACCATTAACCTGAGAAGAGACGGTGCTCGGAATTCACTCAATTACTTGCAACAGGAACACAAATTCAAGAGGACTTTGCCCTCTACAATAACAAGGTCACACGCGAGAAGGCCGAGCAAAAATAGTACCAGTTACCGTACagatgaggacgacgacgacgatgacgacgatgacgatgagaATGATGACGAGGTGGATGGGACACCGCGTGCAACACCAAGACACACACCGGCGAACCGCCATAAGAGAAGTCGAAGCGCAATTACACTGGGGAAATCTGCACAGGATCAAATGAACATGAACAGCTTGCAACAGAGGGTACAGAACCAGTTCAAGACTTTGGGGTCCATAAACACATACCCACAGGGGGCCACCCCGAAGAGTAGACACGGGTCTGTCGCTGCACCGAGTCTCAAACAGGAAACATCGCCACCGTCATTGCTGGCCGCTGGTGCGGGGAAACAAACACCTAGTTACAACCCGCGGAAGTCGCTTTCAAGACCAGTACTCCGCGTACAGATCCCTAACAATTACGCCGTGGGGAACAACAGATTACCGAGCGAACCGTCCTCGGGCTCAGCAAACGCGTATGGCAAGGACTCCCCGGAAAGGTACAAAGGTTCcaataacaacaataacagcaacaacaacaacaataataataataatgcGGGGAACACGGGGAACACCACCATAAGTAACTCATCCATGGCAGTGGGACAAGACGTGCTTGCCAACAGGGCatcgcagcagcagatcaTAAACAGCGACCTCAACTCGAAAAACGGCACTCCGACGTCTATGGGGCCGCTCACcatggagaagaacgagatGAATAAGAACAATTCTCTGAGGGTCCCGTCCTCGGGGAACCATGCGTTCTCCTTCGGGAGCGGGCTTCCGCCCTTACTGTCTGCTTCTGCGTCCATGCCACCGTACGTCGCCACACCGCTACAGGGGTCCAACATGGCCCACAATaacttcaacaactacaaacTGCTAAACGACAGGCTATCTCACAACGGGGCAAAGAACTTGGCCAATTCAGACAATCCAAAGAGCCCGACGGTCGAGGGTAAGACGGGACCCACGCTACACActcaccaccaccaccacaataataacaacaactacaaccaAAACCTGCAGGCGGGACCAAACGTGCAGCAGACAATGCCCTCATCTTACAAGTACATGACACAACCACAGCCGCCGATGAGGTCCTCCTCACCGTTACACGAcgcctcctcctccaacAACACCAACCCTGCGGGGATGACCGTAGACACGGGAGCCAGCACGTCAGGGGCCACCAagttcaacagcaacgatCTGATGATCCCGTCCCCGAGCGTCTCGATATCGATGTTCCAAGATTGGAATTTCGGGCCGAACAGCGCCACTGCAAATAACTCAGGAAGATTCATGAACATGCCCTCCGCATCGAACAACCCGGCAATGAACGGTTACGATTCAACAAGCGGGAACACGGGTCTCACACCATACATTGGTGTGGGTCAGACCCCCATTGGCAATCGGTTCTTCAATTTCGGTAACGACGTTACTTCGCCGGATCAAGACAGCAagacgaggagaaacaCGGCAGAAACGCACATGACATCTGCATCACCGACAATAACGTCGAATAACAGTCATGTGCCGCAGCGCGAGCTCGGGAAATCGAGCAAAGACGAACCATGA